In Strigops habroptila isolate Jane chromosome 4, bStrHab1.2.pri, whole genome shotgun sequence, a single genomic region encodes these proteins:
- the PPP1CA gene encoding serine/threonine-protein phosphatase PP1-alpha catalytic subunit: MADTEKLNLDSIISRLLEVQGSRPGKNVQLTENEIRGLCLKSREIFLSQPILLELEAPLKICGDIHGQYYDLLRLFEYGGFPPESNYLFLGDYVDRGKQSLETICLLLAYKIKYPENFFLLRGNHECASINRIYGFYDECKRRYNIKLWKTFTDCFNCLPIAAIVDEKIFCCHGGLSPDLQSMEQIRRIMRPTDVPDQGLLCDLLWSDPDKDVQGWGENDRGVSFTFGAEVVAKFLHKHDLDLICRAHQVVEDGYEFFAKRQLVTLFSAPNYCGEFDNAGAMMSVDETLMCSFQILKPADKNKGKYGQFSGLNPAGRPVTPPRNSAKAKK, from the exons ATGGCGGACACCGAGAAGCTCAACCTCGACTCCATCATCAGCCGCCTCCTGGAGG tCCAAGGCTCGCGGCCGGGGAAGAACGTGCAGCTGACGGAGAACGAGATCCGGGGCCTGTGCCTCAAATCCCGGGAGATCTTCCTGAGCCAGCCCATCCTGCTGGAGCTCGAGGCTCCCCTCAAGATCTGCG GTGACATCCACGGGCAGTACTACGACCTGCTGAGGCTCTTTGAGTACGGGGGGTTCCCCCCGGAGAGCAACTACCTGTTCCTGGGGGACTACGTGGACCGGGGCAAGCAGTCGCTGGAGACCATCTGCCTCCTGCTCGCCTACAAGATCAAGTACCCCGAGAACTTCTTCCTGCTGCGTGGCAACCACGAGTGTGCCAGCATCAACCGCATCTATGGCTTCTATGATGAGT GCAAGCGGCGATACAACATCAAGCTCTGGAAGACGTTCACCGACTGCTTCAACTGTTTGCCCATCGCTGCTATCGTGGACGAGAAGATCTTCTGCTGCCACGGAG GGCTGTCTCCCGACCTGCAGTCGATGGAGCAGATCCGGCGGATCATGCGCCCCACGGATGTCCCGGATCAGGGCCTGCTCTGTGACCTGCTCTGGTCTGACCCCGACAAGGACGTGCAGGGTTGGGGGGAGAACGACCGTGGCGTCTCCTTCACCTTCGGCGCCGAGGTGGTGGCGAAGTTCCTGCACAAGCACGACCTGGACCTCATCTGCCGGGCGCACCAG GTGGTGGAGGACGGTTACGAGTTCTTCGCCAAGCGCCAGCTCGTCACCCTCTTCTCAGCACCCAACTACTGCGGCGAGTTCGACAACGCAGGGGCCATGATGAGCGTGGATGAGACCCTCATGTGCTCATTTCAG ATTCTGAAGCCAGCTGACAAGAACAAGGGCAAATACGGGCAGTTCAGTGGGTTGAACCCCGCCGGCCGCCCCGTCACCCCTCCCCGCAACTCTGCCAAAGCCAAGAAATGA